From Leptodactylus fuscus isolate aLepFus1 chromosome 11, aLepFus1.hap2, whole genome shotgun sequence, one genomic window encodes:
- the TRIM32 gene encoding E3 ubiquitin-protein ligase TRIM32 isoform X1: MQDTMASAPSVNVDGLREVLECPICMETYTEEQLRPKLLQCGHTTCKQCLDKLLASTINGVRCPFCSRVTRATNSSQLTDNLTVLKIMNTAELGQAVMGLMCKMCNQRLPRKYCKNCAVVICEMCGEEAHLPPDHIVLSMADAANERRQSIQEKLSSLRQSIQDLQKRKSSLDSLSSHVKCKYKLVMQDYSKEEINVQEELARSRKYFTSSLYEVEKFNSQVLDEQAYLLNVAEVQIVSRCDYLILKMKQADLTLLEESLEEEEPNLIANLPQNLILQDVEFLKVGHVGPVQVGQVVKKPHNVNLDDPNPDGFPMAMSNDVETLPVDVSHVEPCTSTPIVQLADAACSLQQCQFLRKMGSKGNMPGMFNLPVSIHVTALGEVLVADRGNCRIQVFNRKGFLREIRRSPTGIDTFVLSFLGADLPNLIPLSVTMNCHGLIGVTDNYDNSVKVYTIEGHCIACHRSQLSKPWGIAAMPTGQFVVTDVEGGKIWCLTVDRSLGVVKYSRLCSAVRPKFVTCDQQGTVYFTQGLGLNLENRQYEHNLEGGFSIGSVGADGQLGRQISHFFSENEDFRCIAGMCVGARGDLIVADSGRKEILHFPKSGGYSVLIKEGLTCPVGVSVTPKGQLLVLDCWDHCIKIYSYHTRRYSSP, translated from the coding sequence GCCAGTACTATTAATGGAGTGCGCTGTCCATTCTGTAGTCGGGTAACCCGTGCTACAAATTCATCTCAGTTGACTGATAACTTGACCGTTTTAAAAATTATGAACACTGCAGAACTGGGCCAGGCCGTCATGGGGTTAATGTGCAAGATGTGCAACCAAAGGCTGCCAAGGAAATACTGCAAAAATTGTGCCGTGGTGATTTGTGAAATGTGTGGAGAAGAGGCCCATCTTCCTCCAGATCACATTGTACTTTCAATGGCCGACGCTGCCAATGAGCGTCGGCAAAGCATTCAAGAGAAGCTGTCTAGTCTCAGACAGTCCATTCAGGACCTGCAGAAAAGAAAATCCTCTCTAGACAGTCTTTCCTCACATGTAAAGTGCAAGTACAAATTAGTGATGCAAGATTACAGTAAAGAGGAGATCAATGTGCAGGAGGAGTTGGCCCGCTCACGCAAGTATTTTACCTCCTCTTTGTACGAGGTAGAAAAATTCAACAGTCAGGTCCTAGACGAGCAAGCGTATCTTCTCAACGTAGCCGAAGTCCAGATTGTGTCAAGGTGTGACTACCTTATACTAAAGATGAAACAGGCAGATTTAACTCTCTTAGAAGAGTCTCTCGAAGAAGAGGAACCCAACTTAATAGCTAACTTACCACAAAACCTTATACTGCAAGATGTAGAGTTTCTCAAGGTGGGGCATGTTGGTCCTGTTCAGGTAGGTCAAGTGGTCAAGAAGCCCCACAATGTAAATTTAGATGACCCTAACCCAGATGGGTTTCCCATGGCTATGAGCAATGACGTGGAGACATTGCCAGTAGATGTTAGCCATGTAGAACCTTGCACGTCAACGCCCATTGTCCAACTTGCAGATGCTGCATGTAGTTTACAACAATGTCAGTTTCTGAGGAAGATGGGATCGAAAGGTAATATGCCAGGAATGTTTAATTTACCGGTCAGTATCCATGTCACGGCCCTGGGGGAGGTGCTTGTTGCTGACCGAGGTAACTGCAGGATTCAGGTTTTCAACAGGAAAGGCTTTTTGCGAGAAATAAGACGAAGCCCTACCGGAATCGATACTTTTGTGCTAAGTTTCCTCGGCGCGGATCTTCCTAACCTGATTCCGTTATCGGTAACCATGAATTGCCATGGACTAATAGGAGTGACCGACAACTACGATAATTCGGTAAAAGTATATACAATAGAAGGACATTGTATTGCCTGCCACAGAAGCCAACTAAGCAAGCCATGGGGCATCGCTGCCATGCCTACGGGTCAATTTGTGGTGACTGATGTAGAAGGAGGCAAGATATGGTGCCTGACTGTAGACCGGAGCCTTGGTGTAGTCAAATATAGTCGGCTTTGTAGTGCCGTGCGGCCAAAGTTTGTAACGTGCGACCAGCAAGGGACTGTGTACTTCACTCAAGGACTAGGTCTGAACTTGGAGAACCGTCAGTATGAGCATAATCTTGAAGGAGGCTTTTCTATCGGCTCAGTGGGAGCCGATGGGCAACTGGGTCGTCAGATTAGTCACTTCTTCTCGGAGAACGAAGACTTCCGTTGCATTGCAGGAATGTGCGTGGGGGCTCGGGGAGACTTAATAGTGGCCGATAGCGGCCGGAAAGAAATTCTGCATTTTCCCAAAAGCGGAGGGTACAGTGTATTAATCAAAGAGGGCTTGACCTGTCCTGTCGGGGTGTCTGTGACTCCTAAGGGACAGCTCTTGGTGCTGGATTGTTGGGATCATTGTATTAAAATTTACAGTTACCATACCCGCAGGTATTCGTCACCTTGA
- the TRIM32 gene encoding E3 ubiquitin-protein ligase TRIM32 isoform X2 has protein sequence MASAPSVNVDGLREVLECPICMETYTEEQLRPKLLQCGHTTCKQCLDKLLASTINGVRCPFCSRVTRATNSSQLTDNLTVLKIMNTAELGQAVMGLMCKMCNQRLPRKYCKNCAVVICEMCGEEAHLPPDHIVLSMADAANERRQSIQEKLSSLRQSIQDLQKRKSSLDSLSSHVKCKYKLVMQDYSKEEINVQEELARSRKYFTSSLYEVEKFNSQVLDEQAYLLNVAEVQIVSRCDYLILKMKQADLTLLEESLEEEEPNLIANLPQNLILQDVEFLKVGHVGPVQVGQVVKKPHNVNLDDPNPDGFPMAMSNDVETLPVDVSHVEPCTSTPIVQLADAACSLQQCQFLRKMGSKGNMPGMFNLPVSIHVTALGEVLVADRGNCRIQVFNRKGFLREIRRSPTGIDTFVLSFLGADLPNLIPLSVTMNCHGLIGVTDNYDNSVKVYTIEGHCIACHRSQLSKPWGIAAMPTGQFVVTDVEGGKIWCLTVDRSLGVVKYSRLCSAVRPKFVTCDQQGTVYFTQGLGLNLENRQYEHNLEGGFSIGSVGADGQLGRQISHFFSENEDFRCIAGMCVGARGDLIVADSGRKEILHFPKSGGYSVLIKEGLTCPVGVSVTPKGQLLVLDCWDHCIKIYSYHTRRYSSP, from the coding sequence GCCAGTACTATTAATGGAGTGCGCTGTCCATTCTGTAGTCGGGTAACCCGTGCTACAAATTCATCTCAGTTGACTGATAACTTGACCGTTTTAAAAATTATGAACACTGCAGAACTGGGCCAGGCCGTCATGGGGTTAATGTGCAAGATGTGCAACCAAAGGCTGCCAAGGAAATACTGCAAAAATTGTGCCGTGGTGATTTGTGAAATGTGTGGAGAAGAGGCCCATCTTCCTCCAGATCACATTGTACTTTCAATGGCCGACGCTGCCAATGAGCGTCGGCAAAGCATTCAAGAGAAGCTGTCTAGTCTCAGACAGTCCATTCAGGACCTGCAGAAAAGAAAATCCTCTCTAGACAGTCTTTCCTCACATGTAAAGTGCAAGTACAAATTAGTGATGCAAGATTACAGTAAAGAGGAGATCAATGTGCAGGAGGAGTTGGCCCGCTCACGCAAGTATTTTACCTCCTCTTTGTACGAGGTAGAAAAATTCAACAGTCAGGTCCTAGACGAGCAAGCGTATCTTCTCAACGTAGCCGAAGTCCAGATTGTGTCAAGGTGTGACTACCTTATACTAAAGATGAAACAGGCAGATTTAACTCTCTTAGAAGAGTCTCTCGAAGAAGAGGAACCCAACTTAATAGCTAACTTACCACAAAACCTTATACTGCAAGATGTAGAGTTTCTCAAGGTGGGGCATGTTGGTCCTGTTCAGGTAGGTCAAGTGGTCAAGAAGCCCCACAATGTAAATTTAGATGACCCTAACCCAGATGGGTTTCCCATGGCTATGAGCAATGACGTGGAGACATTGCCAGTAGATGTTAGCCATGTAGAACCTTGCACGTCAACGCCCATTGTCCAACTTGCAGATGCTGCATGTAGTTTACAACAATGTCAGTTTCTGAGGAAGATGGGATCGAAAGGTAATATGCCAGGAATGTTTAATTTACCGGTCAGTATCCATGTCACGGCCCTGGGGGAGGTGCTTGTTGCTGACCGAGGTAACTGCAGGATTCAGGTTTTCAACAGGAAAGGCTTTTTGCGAGAAATAAGACGAAGCCCTACCGGAATCGATACTTTTGTGCTAAGTTTCCTCGGCGCGGATCTTCCTAACCTGATTCCGTTATCGGTAACCATGAATTGCCATGGACTAATAGGAGTGACCGACAACTACGATAATTCGGTAAAAGTATATACAATAGAAGGACATTGTATTGCCTGCCACAGAAGCCAACTAAGCAAGCCATGGGGCATCGCTGCCATGCCTACGGGTCAATTTGTGGTGACTGATGTAGAAGGAGGCAAGATATGGTGCCTGACTGTAGACCGGAGCCTTGGTGTAGTCAAATATAGTCGGCTTTGTAGTGCCGTGCGGCCAAAGTTTGTAACGTGCGACCAGCAAGGGACTGTGTACTTCACTCAAGGACTAGGTCTGAACTTGGAGAACCGTCAGTATGAGCATAATCTTGAAGGAGGCTTTTCTATCGGCTCAGTGGGAGCCGATGGGCAACTGGGTCGTCAGATTAGTCACTTCTTCTCGGAGAACGAAGACTTCCGTTGCATTGCAGGAATGTGCGTGGGGGCTCGGGGAGACTTAATAGTGGCCGATAGCGGCCGGAAAGAAATTCTGCATTTTCCCAAAAGCGGAGGGTACAGTGTATTAATCAAAGAGGGCTTGACCTGTCCTGTCGGGGTGTCTGTGACTCCTAAGGGACAGCTCTTGGTGCTGGATTGTTGGGATCATTGTATTAAAATTTACAGTTACCATACCCGCAGGTATTCGTCACCTTGA